In the genome of Cryptomeria japonica chromosome 8, Sugi_1.0, whole genome shotgun sequence, one region contains:
- the LOC131031186 gene encoding RING-H2 finger protein ATL74 — MGGRIIIEVAGGLAVGLPNESQEEDFNPHNRTAICVLVLCTVISLVGFLSVLPWNRMWRSHELQRATRLANTGLKKKHIKELPSIVYSKLRSEPNLGDCPICLAEFVEGESIRVLPKCKHTFHIECVDRWLVSHSSCPTCRDCLLQMRNQTQSSNSEACVEQIEAPRPAAEGDSDRILFAFGRVSIVI, encoded by the coding sequence ATGGGGGGAAGAATAATAATAGAGGTCGCAGGTGGTCTTGCAGTGGGCCTGCCAAACGAATCTCAGGAGGAGGATTTTAATCCTCATAATAGAACAGCCATATGTGTTCTTGTCCTCTGTACAGTCATATCTCTAGTGGGTTTCCTCTCTGTCCTCCCATGGAATCGCATGTGGAGATCTCATGAGCTCCAAAGGGCTACCAGACTGGCAAATACTGGATTGAAGAAAAAACATATAAAAGAACTGCCCTCTATTGTCTACAGTAAACTGAGATCAGAACCTAATTTAGGAGATTGCCCCATTTGCTTGGCAGAGTTTGTGGAAGGTGAAAGTATAAGAGTTTTGCCCAAATGCAAGCATACTTTCCACATTGAGTGTGTGGACAGATGGCTTGTTTCCCACTCCTCATGCCCCACTTGCAGAGATTGTCTTCTTCAGATGAGAAATCAAACACAGTCTAGCAACTCAGAGGCATGTGTTGAGCAGATCGAGGCACCGAGACCAGCAGCTGAAGGCGATTCAGATAGGATACTTTTTGCTTTTGGGAGGGTCTCCATAGTAATCTGA